The proteins below come from a single Stutzerimonas stutzeri RCH2 genomic window:
- a CDS encoding CHASE domain-containing protein, whose amino-acid sequence MDDRPALHSRRSWLPLLVALALMAGLGGWIGWQWHVQEQRSKVEQEQRFTFAVDDIEHTLRERMRAYEMVLRGLAGVVAGSDEVKVDDWARAADQLQLQDFYPGIQAVALARHATPETLDGIIEQIRSSGRERFRMYPSGVRDEYVVTDYIHPTDWRNRRVLGFDLFSEATRREAIVNTRNSGNPVLTGPLRLKQETEQNVQVGVLLFFPLYAATAPVTTEEERQRAFVGTLHGAFRLTDLMEGILGSRSRMLQLQLFDAANPDSPLLAGRAPVSADAKFQRIRNIYMYGRSWQLQVASTPEYEAVLRDNNRAFSLAAALTAAALFSLLVGGYLYLRERALRNSQALSLQLQEREARFRQLIEQLPVATLLCNAGGRIELANQSAAQLFGSTAELLAGERVSRYVPGVLGEQILRQLRETSQLELQAQREDGRPIPVAVSLTSFNHDDALYYVLNLLDLQARKRDEERFRNVVEASPNAFVLVDVHGDIVMVNRQTEVLFGYTRQELLGQPVEQLLPEALREAHRGLRQGYTEHPEPRRMGSNRELFGLHRDGSALPVEIGLSPLRSGDEQLVQAVIIDISHRKAAERRLREQADQLAVANRYKSEFLANMSHELRTPLNSILILSDQLRQNGAGNLNEKQVRHADIIHRAGHELLQLINDVLDLAKIESGHMQLKLEPLNLREMLTEQQTSLGPMAEQKGLLLKIEVDADVPVTLNSDRARLQQILRNLLTNALKFTEQGEVELLASCRSAEDGSGQTLQLQVRDSGIGIAKDQHERIFQAFQQIDGSISRHYGGTGLGLAITRQLVEVLGGQVTVESELGQGATFTVVLPIATVSGASTQALLPPQPQRRGRGPGLLIIEDDTDFASVVAEVGQSHGFTSLICNTGEQGLEALRREHFAAVILDILLPDISGWQIHRELRGDERHQGMPVIIISCVPQPHDWHDDGSRYLVKPVAQSELERIFIELARHEHNPLRLLLVEAEPRRRVLIRDYFERLGYSVTLAGSSDSARLAYAEQTFSVVVVDSELADGSGLDLLDAFERLRSLEGVTVLVNSREPLSEKDLQRLHRYAATVLSKEEAVERLGALVRPEPAAPAPSAAVSLHLAAPGQRVLLVDEDVRLIYSLTAQLDELGIQVVPATSAAEALERFDEDAFDLVVLDMSRPGAEGPELARRLKQDHDCQAPIVALVGANDEGARERCSASGADEVLIKPVEATALRELLRRRLDLESGTDEAEKE is encoded by the coding sequence ATGGATGATCGTCCCGCTCTCCATTCCCGCAGGTCCTGGTTGCCATTACTGGTCGCACTGGCCCTGATGGCGGGGCTGGGTGGATGGATTGGCTGGCAATGGCACGTCCAGGAGCAGCGCAGCAAGGTTGAGCAGGAGCAGCGCTTTACCTTCGCCGTCGATGATATCGAGCACACCCTTCGCGAGCGAATGCGTGCCTACGAGATGGTGTTGCGCGGCCTCGCTGGTGTGGTGGCGGGTAGCGACGAAGTGAAGGTGGACGACTGGGCGCGCGCCGCAGACCAGTTGCAGCTGCAGGACTTCTACCCCGGTATCCAGGCTGTGGCACTGGCACGCCATGCGACTCCAGAAACCCTTGACGGCATTATCGAGCAGATTCGCAGCTCGGGGCGCGAGCGCTTTCGCATGTATCCGTCGGGCGTGCGCGACGAGTATGTCGTGACCGATTACATCCACCCGACCGATTGGCGTAACCGGAGGGTGCTCGGCTTCGATCTGTTCAGCGAGGCGACCCGTCGTGAGGCGATCGTCAACACCCGTAACAGCGGCAATCCGGTGCTCACCGGGCCGCTGCGCCTCAAGCAGGAAACCGAGCAGAACGTCCAGGTTGGCGTTCTGCTGTTCTTCCCCCTCTATGCCGCAACTGCACCGGTAACCACCGAGGAAGAGCGTCAGCGCGCCTTCGTCGGCACGTTGCACGGCGCGTTTCGCCTCACCGACCTGATGGAGGGCATCCTCGGCTCGCGGAGCCGGATGTTGCAGCTGCAGCTGTTCGATGCTGCCAATCCAGACTCTCCGTTGCTGGCCGGGCGTGCACCGGTCAGCGCCGATGCCAAATTCCAGCGGATCCGCAATATCTACATGTATGGCCGTAGCTGGCAGCTGCAGGTTGCGAGCACGCCGGAGTACGAGGCGGTGCTGCGGGACAACAACCGGGCCTTCAGTCTTGCGGCTGCGCTCACCGCGGCGGCACTGTTTTCACTGCTCGTGGGTGGTTACCTGTATCTGCGCGAACGCGCGCTGCGCAACAGCCAGGCGTTGAGCCTGCAACTGCAGGAGCGCGAAGCACGTTTCCGCCAGTTGATCGAGCAACTGCCGGTAGCGACATTGTTGTGCAACGCTGGCGGTCGTATCGAGCTGGCCAATCAGAGTGCGGCACAGCTGTTTGGCAGTACGGCGGAGCTACTTGCGGGCGAGCGGGTGAGCCGTTACGTGCCTGGCGTACTCGGCGAGCAGATACTGCGACAGCTGCGTGAGACCAGTCAGCTCGAACTGCAGGCCCAGCGCGAAGATGGCAGGCCCATACCGGTTGCGGTCAGCCTGACCAGCTTCAACCATGACGATGCGTTGTACTACGTGTTGAACCTGCTCGATCTGCAGGCGCGCAAGCGCGACGAGGAACGCTTCCGCAACGTGGTCGAGGCTTCCCCCAACGCGTTTGTGCTGGTGGATGTTCACGGCGACATCGTCATGGTCAACCGTCAGACCGAGGTGCTGTTCGGCTACACGCGCCAGGAACTGCTCGGCCAGCCAGTGGAGCAACTGTTGCCCGAAGCGCTGCGTGAAGCCCATCGAGGCCTGCGCCAGGGCTACACCGAGCATCCCGAACCACGGCGCATGGGCAGCAATCGCGAGCTGTTCGGCCTTCATCGCGATGGCAGCGCGCTGCCGGTGGAGATCGGTCTGTCGCCCTTGCGCAGTGGCGACGAGCAACTGGTGCAGGCAGTGATCATCGATATCAGCCACCGCAAGGCCGCCGAGCGCCGCTTGCGCGAGCAGGCCGATCAACTTGCCGTTGCCAACCGCTACAAATCGGAATTCCTCGCCAACATGTCTCATGAGCTGCGTACGCCGCTCAACAGCATCCTGATTCTCAGCGATCAGTTGCGGCAGAACGGGGCTGGCAATCTGAACGAGAAGCAGGTTCGGCATGCCGATATCATCCACCGCGCCGGCCATGAACTACTGCAATTGATCAACGACGTGCTGGATCTTGCCAAGATCGAGTCCGGCCACATGCAGCTCAAGCTGGAGCCGCTGAACCTGCGGGAAATGCTTACCGAACAGCAGACTTCGCTCGGGCCGATGGCCGAGCAGAAAGGCTTGCTGCTCAAGATTGAAGTCGATGCCGACGTGCCGGTCACGCTGAACTCCGATCGCGCACGGCTGCAGCAGATCCTGCGCAACCTGCTCACCAACGCGCTGAAGTTTACCGAGCAGGGTGAGGTGGAACTGCTGGCGAGCTGCCGCAGCGCCGAAGATGGTTCAGGCCAGACGCTGCAGTTGCAGGTGCGCGATAGCGGCATCGGCATTGCCAAGGACCAGCACGAGCGGATCTTCCAGGCCTTTCAGCAGATCGATGGCTCGATCAGCCGGCACTACGGTGGTACCGGGCTGGGGCTCGCGATCACCCGGCAGCTGGTTGAGGTGCTGGGCGGCCAGGTGACTGTCGAAAGCGAGCTGGGCCAGGGCGCCACGTTCACCGTCGTGTTGCCTATCGCAACGGTGTCGGGTGCATCGACGCAGGCATTGCTACCACCCCAGCCGCAGCGGCGCGGTCGGGGTCCCGGCCTGCTGATCATCGAGGACGATACGGACTTTGCCTCCGTGGTCGCCGAGGTCGGACAGAGCCATGGTTTCACCAGCCTGATCTGCAATACCGGGGAGCAAGGGCTGGAGGCACTGAGACGCGAGCACTTCGCTGCGGTGATCCTCGACATCCTGTTGCCGGATATCAGCGGCTGGCAGATCCACCGCGAGCTACGTGGCGATGAGCGTCACCAGGGTATGCCGGTGATCATCATCTCCTGTGTGCCGCAGCCGCATGACTGGCACGACGATGGTTCGCGCTATCTGGTCAAGCCGGTCGCGCAATCGGAGCTGGAGCGCATTTTCATCGAACTGGCGCGGCACGAACACAACCCGCTGCGCTTGCTGCTGGTAGAGGCCGAGCCGCGGCGTCGCGTATTGATCCGTGACTACTTCGAGCGGCTCGGTTACAGCGTCACGCTCGCCGGCAGCAGCGATAGCGCCCGACTGGCCTATGCCGAGCAGACGTTCTCGGTCGTGGTGGTGGACAGCGAGCTGGCTGACGGCAGCGGGTTGGACCTGCTGGATGCCTTCGAGCGGCTGCGCTCGCTAGAGGGCGTCACTGTGCTGGTGAACAGTCGCGAGCCGCTCTCGGAAAAGGATCTGCAACGTTTGCATCGCTACGCGGCCACGGTGCTGTCCAAGGAGGAAGCGGTCGAGCGCCTGGGGGCACTGGTGCGACCGGAGCCTGCCGCGCCAGCGCCAAGTGCCGCTGTTTCGCTGCATCTTGCCGCGCCCGGCCAGCGAGTGCTGCTGGTCGACGAGGATGTGCGGCTGATCTATTCGCTGACTGCCCAACTGGACGAGCTGGGCATCCAGGTGGTGCCTGCCACCAGTGCTGCGGAGGCGTTGGAGCGTTTCGACGAGGATGCCTTCGATCTGGTAGTGCTGGACATGAGCCGGCCCGGCGCGGAAG
- a CDS encoding OmpA family protein, translating to MKMLNMTALAAGVALLVGCTTNPYTGEQQAGKAGVYGGIGAVSGAVIGAATSSKKDRTKGALIGAAVGGAAGGGYGYYVDTQEAKLRQTLQGTGVQVQRNGDNLTLIMPGNITFASNSADISSSFYPTLNSLVQVFKEFNKNGVDIVGHTDSTGSLQLNQDLSNRRAQSVASYLVSNGVAPARISSYGAGPSQPIASNDTAAGRAQNRRVEINLRPL from the coding sequence ATGAAAATGCTGAACATGACCGCTCTCGCAGCGGGCGTTGCGCTGCTGGTCGGTTGTACCACCAACCCTTACACCGGCGAGCAGCAGGCTGGTAAGGCGGGCGTATATGGCGGTATCGGTGCCGTCAGCGGGGCGGTCATCGGTGCTGCGACTTCGAGCAAGAAGGATCGCACCAAGGGTGCACTGATCGGTGCTGCGGTTGGCGGCGCTGCCGGCGGTGGCTACGGCTACTATGTCGACACCCAGGAAGCCAAGCTGCGCCAGACCCTGCAAGGCACCGGTGTTCAGGTTCAGCGCAATGGCGACAACCTGACGCTGATCATGCCCGGCAACATTACCTTTGCCAGCAACTCGGCTGACATTTCCAGCAGCTTCTACCCGACCCTCAATTCCCTGGTGCAGGTCTTCAAGGAGTTCAACAAGAACGGCGTCGATATCGTCGGTCATACCGACAGTACTGGTTCGCTGCAGCTGAACCAGGACCTGTCCAACCGCCGTGCCCAGAGTGTCGCGTCGTACTTGGTCTCCAATGGTGTGGCGCCCGCGCGTATCTCGTCCTACGGTGCCGGCCCTAGCCAGCCGATCGCCAGCAACGACACTGCGGCCGGCCGCGCGCAGAACCGTCGCGTCGAGATCAATCTGCGTCCGCTGTAA
- a CDS encoding MBL fold metallo-hydrolase produces MAATQPLLIRETFPVGPLQCNCTIIGDPVSKKAIVVDPGGDPEKIMARLDVHGLKVVSIIHTHAHLDHFLASGRMKEQTGATLHLHKADQFLWDNLEMQCRMFGVPYTPVPAPDQWLADDEELACGCGVALHTPGHTPGSMSFWFADAKLLIAGDTLFRRGIGRTDLWGGDYASIERSIKQRLYTLDEEATVVTGHGPDTRLGDEMRDNPFVRAGA; encoded by the coding sequence ATGGCTGCCACCCAACCGCTGTTGATTCGCGAAACCTTCCCTGTCGGCCCGTTGCAGTGCAACTGCACGATCATTGGCGATCCTGTGAGCAAGAAGGCCATCGTCGTCGATCCGGGCGGCGACCCGGAGAAGATCATGGCGCGGCTGGATGTTCACGGCCTGAAAGTGGTGAGCATCATCCATACCCATGCGCATCTGGACCATTTTCTGGCGTCCGGTCGGATGAAGGAGCAGACCGGCGCCACGCTGCATCTGCACAAGGCTGACCAGTTCCTCTGGGATAACCTGGAGATGCAATGCCGCATGTTCGGTGTGCCTTACACGCCGGTGCCTGCGCCGGACCAGTGGCTGGCCGATGATGAGGAACTGGCCTGTGGCTGCGGCGTGGCGCTGCACACACCGGGGCATACACCTGGCTCGATGAGTTTCTGGTTTGCCGATGCCAAGCTGCTGATTGCCGGCGATACGCTGTTTCGCCGCGGTATCGGGCGCACGGATCTGTGGGGCGGCGATTATGCGAGTATCGAGCGGTCCATCAAGCAGCGCCTCTATACGCTCGACGAGGAGGCCACGGTGGTCACCGGCCACGGCCCGGACACCCGTCTGGGCGATGAGATGCGTGACAATCCCTTCGTGCGCGCCGGCGCCTGA